From a region of the Helianthus annuus cultivar XRQ/B chromosome 5, HanXRQr2.0-SUNRISE, whole genome shotgun sequence genome:
- the LOC110943648 gene encoding uncharacterized protein LOC110943648, protein MNVMSINIRGLGGIEKGPWIRGLRVANEVGFIMIQETQFCSLEGVNVGTFWGNGSFGFEWVGATGRTGGLLSMWDTKKFEMTLVEKNRYFLMVHGTLKESRKEVVLINVYAPQKVVDKRILWTELERRIVNDQRFWIVGGDFNCVRDRAERRNSKFLPSVSYEFNEFIDKVGLHEFQLKGRKFTFVSGNKCSRIDRIFVSWNGLNEWTNAEYRALGREKSDHSPLVLKVEARNYGAKPFRFFNSWLSKEGFEEIVVNAAKEYSGSGPPDVKLMGKFRKIRQAIVEWRKKVTTIEQEEELQLKQDLIELDSFIEDRDLTEAEQWVFDEAHKKLREIETGKAKDIRQKSRVKWAKEGDENTAFFHGMINKRKTCNNIPGLMIDDAWVFKPSEVKKHTLRFFKDRFVEDMCIRPKLVCHDLKCLTELEAVELVKPFNVNEIKEAIFDCGSDKAPDPDGFNFRFVKRFWDLFADDFVEIMSYFVVPPYNAYVLLRGTAL, encoded by the coding sequence ATGAATGTTATGTCTATAAACATTCGTGGGCTGGGTGGCATTGAGAAAGGTCCGTGGATTAGAGGTTTAAGAGTCGCTAACGAAGTGGGATTCATCATGATTCAGGAGACGCAATTTTGTTCTTTAGAGGGTGTAAACGTTGGCACCTTTTGGGGTAACGGTTCTTTTGGTTTTGAATGGGTTGGGGCTACAGGTCGTACAGGAGGTCTTCTGTCGATGTGGGATACAAAAAAGTTCGAGATGACTTTGGTCGAGAAGAATAGGTATTTTCTTATGGTCCACGGTACTCTCAAGGAATCTCGGAAGGAGGTGGTGCTGATAAATGTGTATGCTCCTCAAAAAGTAGTGGACAAAAGAATTCTTTGGACCGAGTTGGAACGGCGTATAGTCAATGACCAGAGATTTTGGATCGTTGGGGGTGACTTCAACTGTGTAAGGGATCGTGCTGAAAGACGGAACTCCAAATTTTTACCCTCGGTTAGTTATGAATTCAATGAGTTTATAGACAAAGTTGGTCTCCACGAGTTTCAATTAAAGGGGAGGAAATTCACGTTCGTTTCGGGGAATAAATGTAGCCGTATTGATCGTATTTTTGTATCTTGGAACGGTTTGAACGAATGGACGAATGCGGAGTATCGTGCTCTTGGTAGAGAGAAATCTGATCATAGTCCGTTAGTTTTAAAGGTGGAGGCGCGTAATTACGGAGCTAAACCCTTCCGTTTTTTTAATTCATGGTTGTCTAAAGAGGGGTTCGAAGAGATTGTCGTTAATGCAGCGAAAGAGTACTCAGGTTCGGGGCCTCCGGACGTGAAGCTTATGGGCAAATTCAGAAAGATCCGTCAAGCCATCGTGGAGTGGCGTAAGAAAGTAACGACCATTGAACAAGAGGAGGAGCTCCAACTCAAGCAAGATTTAATTGAGCTGGATTCTTTCATTGAGGACAGGGATCTTACGGAAGCCGAACAATGGGTTTTTGATGAGGCGCATAAAAAACTTAGAGAAATTGAAACCGGTAAAGCGAAAGACATTCGCCAAAAATCTAGGGTGAAATGGGCGAAGGAGGGCGACGAAAACACGGCGTTCTTTCATGGTATGATTAATAAAAGGAAGACGTGTAATAATATCCCGGGATTAATGATCGATGATGCATGGGTTTTTAAGCCCTCGGAGGTGAAGAAACATACCCTCCGATTTTTTAAGGACCGTTTTGTAGAAGATATGTGTATTCGGCCAAAGTTGGTGTGCCACGACCTTAAATGTTTGACGGAATTAGAGGCTGTCGAGCTAGTTAAGCCTTTCAATGTCAATGAAATTAAAGAAGCCATCTTTGATTGTGGTAGCGATAAGGCCCCGGACCCGGACGGGTTCAACTTCCGTTTTGTTAAACGGTTTTGGGATTTGTTCGCCGATGATTTCGTGGAAATTATGTCTTACTTCGTGGTACCGCCCTATAACGCTTATGTCTTACTTCGTGGTACCGCCCTATAA
- the LOC110941364 gene encoding uncharacterized protein LOC110941364 has product MGDLSRRSGLRGIGTWFTKQVVEPFVEIISRGAQPKELALSAALGITLGVFPIVGVTFFLCVLAITMLGTAVNAPTVMLANFMATPIELSLIIVFLRFGEFITGGAHFPLTADALKKVLTGKASKEILLSIIHALLGWLVLAPFILGLLYIVLVPCFTMLVRRFSPSISLENEDEVSYTEVMLKVRDA; this is encoded by the exons ATGGGGGATTTGTCGAGACGGTCTGGATTACGAGGAATTGGTACCTGGTTTACCAAGCAGGTTGTTGAGCCGTTTGTGGAAATCATCAGcag GGGAGCACAGCCTAAGGAGTTGGCACTCTCTGCAGCTCTTGGAATTACTCTAGGAGTGTTCCCAATTGTTG GAGTGACTTTTTTCCTGTGTGTGCTGGCTATAACAATGCTTGGGACTGCCGTCAATGCTCCAACCGTCATGCTCGCCAATTTTATGGCTACTCCAATAGAGCTGAG TTTGATAATAGTGTTCCTACGGTTTGGTGAGTTTATTACGGGTGGAGCTCATTTTCCTTTAACCGCTGATGCTTTAAAGAAGGTATTGACTGGCAAAGCTTCAAAGGAGATATTGCTAAGCATTATTCATGCG TTGTTGGGGTGGTTGGTTTTGGCCCCTTTTATCCTTGGCCTATTGTACATAGTACTTGTACCGTGTTTCACCATGTTGGTTCGTAGATTCAGTCCTTCCATTTCCTTGGAGAATGAGGATGAAGTGTCGTACACCGAGGTGATGCTTAAAGTAAGGGATGCTTGA